The following proteins are co-located in the Nitrospira sp. genome:
- a CDS encoding efflux RND transporter periplasmic adaptor subunit → MTLRRTTYLVIFALLALSAMLAVKWTVLTPVPASEVTESVPAGTAVVLAPVTAEAIRHTIKAVGTLRANESIMIRPEIAGRIRQVWFQEGQTVEKDQLLIEMDDSELQAELAQAAAQLKVSRLTYERLKRLDLDGKRYVTKQQLDEVAGALQVSQANHALYATRLAKTKIRVPFTGVTGIRRVSPGDFVGAGRDLVNLEDLDTLKIDFKVPETMLRHLAPGQSLELTTDAYPGDTFHGTVYVIDPQVDPSTRSVQVRARIPNPQLRLRPGMFAQVLLTFGQEERALLIPEEAVMPKQDKAYVYLAQDGTAQQREVTLGTRTRGFVQVLDGLTEQDTVVRVGHHKLQNGDSILALSSSPH, encoded by the coding sequence ATGACGCTCCGTCGTACCACCTACCTCGTCATCTTCGCGTTGCTCGCACTCTCCGCGATGCTCGCCGTGAAATGGACCGTGCTGACTCCGGTCCCTGCCTCAGAAGTGACCGAAAGCGTGCCGGCAGGGACGGCCGTCGTGCTCGCCCCGGTCACTGCCGAGGCGATCCGGCACACGATCAAAGCCGTCGGCACCTTGCGGGCCAATGAGAGCATCATGATCCGTCCGGAAATCGCGGGACGAATCCGCCAGGTCTGGTTTCAAGAAGGTCAGACGGTGGAGAAAGACCAACTGCTCATCGAAATGGACGATTCGGAACTCCAGGCGGAACTGGCTCAAGCCGCGGCGCAACTCAAAGTCAGCCGCCTCACCTACGAACGGCTCAAACGACTCGACCTCGACGGAAAGCGGTACGTGACGAAACAGCAACTCGATGAAGTGGCCGGCGCGCTGCAAGTCTCTCAAGCCAACCACGCGCTCTATGCGACCAGACTGGCCAAAACGAAAATTCGCGTTCCCTTCACCGGCGTGACAGGCATCCGGCGCGTCTCCCCCGGCGACTTCGTCGGTGCCGGCCGGGATCTCGTGAACCTGGAAGATCTCGACACCTTGAAGATCGATTTCAAGGTGCCGGAGACCATGCTGCGCCATCTGGCACCGGGTCAGTCCCTCGAACTGACCACGGACGCCTATCCGGGGGATACATTCCACGGCACGGTGTACGTGATCGATCCTCAGGTCGACCCGAGCACGAGGTCCGTGCAGGTGCGGGCGAGAATTCCGAATCCACAGCTGCGGCTCAGACCCGGCATGTTCGCGCAAGTCCTCCTCACGTTCGGACAGGAAGAGCGGGCACTGCTGATTCCGGAAGAGGCCGTCATGCCGAAACAGGACAAGGCCTACGTCTACCTCGCCCAGGACGGAACCGCCCAACAGCGAGAGGTCACGCTGGGCACCCGCACCAGGGGCTTCGTGCAAGTACTGGACGGACTCACGGAACAAGATACGGTGGTCCGGGTCGGCCACCACAAGCTGCAGAACGGCGATTCCATTCTGGCCCTGTCCTCGTCGCCTCACTAA
- a CDS encoding energy transducer TonB yields MSLTAHWDSSPRQRTSLCWAFSMTTHGLFVGMAMMLLTELPPPPPPTFKWDVAVVQSPPPAAEPAPPPPVESQPPPTPQPVTPPTPKQVQPVKTQPVVRPVQPTREVQPVQQIQPVQESMPVQTAQAIQQVTQQQVETVTRPIQEAVSPTSEVVQTVVESTALVEESAPVVQQFSAPQAVASAEPVSRQAEPITQAAAVVSDTPAIESAPAPVEARQQIQQAVVQREIQSVQHRVVQQRAVQGRPEAQADFGWLGQAVWSSVEQRKRYPAEAKRNHWEGRVILRLTIEQRGAAVHLLDLVLEESSGHSILDRHTLDMVRNAFPLQVKHQLAQSKVHLNLPFSYRME; encoded by the coding sequence ATGAGCCTGACAGCCCACTGGGACTCGTCGCCGCGCCAACGTACTTCGCTGTGCTGGGCGTTCTCCATGACGACGCACGGCCTCTTCGTGGGCATGGCCATGATGCTCCTCACCGAACTGCCTCCGCCGCCTCCGCCCACCTTCAAGTGGGATGTCGCGGTCGTGCAGTCTCCGCCTCCTGCGGCCGAACCGGCTCCTCCCCCTCCCGTCGAATCGCAACCACCGCCCACACCGCAGCCGGTCACGCCGCCGACCCCCAAGCAGGTTCAACCGGTGAAGACCCAGCCCGTGGTCCGGCCCGTCCAGCCCACCCGTGAGGTGCAGCCGGTTCAACAGATCCAGCCGGTCCAGGAGAGCATGCCTGTGCAGACCGCTCAGGCCATTCAACAGGTCACCCAGCAGCAAGTGGAAACGGTCACACGGCCGATACAGGAGGCGGTCAGTCCTACGTCTGAAGTGGTGCAGACCGTCGTAGAAAGCACCGCGCTAGTCGAAGAATCGGCTCCGGTCGTACAGCAGTTCTCGGCGCCTCAAGCCGTGGCTTCAGCCGAACCGGTCAGCCGACAGGCAGAGCCCATCACTCAGGCGGCCGCCGTCGTGAGCGACACCCCGGCGATCGAGTCGGCACCCGCACCGGTGGAAGCTCGTCAACAGATTCAACAGGCCGTCGTCCAGCGCGAGATCCAATCGGTACAGCATCGGGTCGTGCAGCAGAGAGCGGTGCAAGGCCGTCCGGAGGCCCAAGCTGACTTCGGCTGGCTTGGCCAGGCGGTCTGGTCTTCGGTCGAGCAACGCAAGCGCTACCCGGCGGAGGCGAAACGGAACCATTGGGAAGGGCGCGTCATTTTGCGCCTGACGATCGAGCAGCGAGGAGCGGCGGTCCATTTGCTTGATCTGGTGCTGGAAGAAAGCTCCGGACACAGCATTCTGGATCGACACACATTGGACATGGTGCGCAATGCCTTTCCCCTACAGGTGAAACATCAATTGGCGCAATCGAAAGTGCATCTCAATCTGCCGTTTTCATATCGTATGGAATAA
- a CDS encoding biopolymer transporter ExbD — translation MGRDIDQINVIPLVDVMLVLLVIVLTTATFITTGQVPVQLAKAKESGDRKDVPLVITLTAEGSLFMNDQPVPPDGLRIVLNPHPRESSVLVRADRVTVLDRFVAVVDEIRGLGFQQVNLEVVRS, via the coding sequence ATGGGACGTGACATCGACCAGATCAATGTCATCCCTCTGGTGGACGTCATGTTGGTCTTACTGGTGATCGTCCTGACCACGGCGACTTTTATCACCACCGGCCAGGTACCGGTCCAACTGGCCAAGGCCAAGGAATCCGGAGACCGAAAGGACGTACCGCTCGTGATTACCCTGACGGCCGAAGGCTCGCTCTTCATGAACGACCAGCCGGTGCCGCCCGACGGACTACGGATCGTGCTCAATCCTCATCCACGCGAATCTTCCGTGCTGGTGCGCGCCGACCGGGTGACGGTGCTGGATCGATTTGTGGCTGTGGTCGATGAAATTCGCGGACTTGGATTTCAGCAGGTCAACTTGGAGGTGGTACGTTCATGA
- a CDS encoding transcriptional repressor, which yields MSGKRALATQEALERVRSSLGRSGLRWSPQREQIVMAFLTQDHITIRSLYGFLNRNGRRAPLNTIYRTMRVLCDNGFAQTRRFGEETQYDNISAKGDHDHLICTGCGHIVEFEDPAIEGLRQQVASSNGFHLTGRNLELYGLCAGCRSQPASPAMA from the coding sequence GTGTCCGGAAAGCGAGCACTCGCGACTCAAGAAGCGCTCGAGCGGGTCCGGTCGAGCCTGGGGCGTTCCGGTTTGAGATGGAGCCCACAGCGGGAACAGATTGTGATGGCCTTTCTCACACAGGATCACATCACCATCCGCAGCTTGTATGGATTCCTCAATCGAAACGGGCGTCGGGCCCCGCTGAATACGATTTACCGGACGATGCGGGTGTTGTGTGACAACGGGTTCGCGCAGACGCGACGCTTCGGCGAAGAAACGCAGTATGACAACATTTCAGCGAAAGGAGACCACGATCATCTGATCTGCACAGGCTGCGGTCATATCGTCGAGTTTGAAGACCCGGCCATCGAAGGGTTGCGGCAGCAGGTCGCGTCGTCGAACGGTTTCCATCTCACCGGCCGGAATCTCGAATTGTACGGGCTCTGTGCCGGTTGCCGCTCTCAACCGGCATCACCGGCCATGGCGTGA
- a CDS encoding FecR family protein, translating to MTISMNTPERDSLASTASEWLVRIESGTITADERLRLAEWLSSDPSHREAYREAKRFWHELDNIDPDDIREFDRYLTENTITDPRGTSRSWRRVAALAASLVLVAGIGLWITTAWLPLGDYRTAVGEERTVTLADGSIVQLNTDTALSVSMTEQGRRLTLHRGEAFFTVAPDATRPFEVEAGRGTIQALGTAFNVRTGPDRTIVTVTEHSIRVRLGQETFADVHAGEHLRYRPDGGIDRVEAADLNRALAWRHHRLIFENQPLPEVLAELARYRSGRVVIFRDESLKTLPVTGSFDTERLDHLLPAIEESLPVRIVSLADRVILLYRGLPRKS from the coding sequence ATGACCATCTCGATGAACACACCGGAACGCGACAGCCTCGCCTCGACTGCATCCGAGTGGCTGGTACGAATAGAGTCCGGCACGATCACGGCCGACGAGCGGCTGCGCTTGGCTGAATGGCTCTCGTCCGATCCTTCCCATCGGGAGGCCTATCGGGAGGCTAAACGCTTCTGGCACGAGCTGGACAATATAGATCCCGACGACATCCGCGAGTTCGATCGGTACCTTACAGAGAACACGATCACCGATCCGCGGGGAACATCCCGCTCTTGGCGGCGTGTTGCGGCGCTGGCGGCAAGCCTCGTGCTCGTCGCAGGCATCGGTCTCTGGATCACGACCGCCTGGTTGCCGCTCGGCGATTACCGCACGGCGGTGGGAGAAGAGCGAACGGTCACCCTGGCCGATGGATCGATCGTACAGCTGAATACGGATACGGCATTGTCCGTGTCGATGACGGAACAGGGACGGAGGCTGACGCTCCATCGGGGAGAAGCGTTCTTCACCGTCGCGCCGGATGCGACTCGCCCCTTTGAGGTCGAAGCCGGCAGGGGCACAATCCAGGCGTTGGGGACGGCATTCAACGTGAGAACAGGTCCCGATCGCACCATTGTCACGGTCACCGAACACAGCATCCGGGTCCGCTTGGGACAAGAGACATTCGCCGACGTGCACGCGGGAGAACACCTTCGGTATCGGCCTGATGGAGGGATCGACCGGGTTGAAGCCGCGGATTTGAACCGCGCGCTGGCCTGGCGCCACCATCGCCTGATCTTCGAGAACCAACCCTTACCCGAAGTCCTCGCTGAATTGGCACGATACCGTTCCGGCCGGGTCGTCATCTTCCGTGATGAGTCCCTGAAAACCCTGCCCGTCACCGGCTCGTTCGACACCGAGCGATTGGATCATCTCCTGCCCGCCATCGAAGAAAGCCTTCCCGTCCGGATCGTCTCGTTGGCCGATCGCGTCATCCTCCTGTATCGGGGCCTCCCCAGGAAATCCTGA
- the exbB gene encoding TonB-system energizer ExbB produces MESLKGFVDYGIIGLLLVLSMWAIAVAVERWVFYRRIDLRRYRSEQEFEVALTKRLVVIGTVAANAPYIGLLGTVLGIMLTFHTMGTSGAMAVQTIMVGLSLALKATAVGLLVAIPCVVLNNVLRRRVTELLTQFKVQHGT; encoded by the coding sequence GTGGAGAGTCTCAAAGGTTTTGTCGATTACGGCATTATCGGTCTGCTCTTAGTCCTGAGCATGTGGGCCATAGCGGTTGCCGTGGAACGGTGGGTCTTCTACCGTCGCATCGATCTCCGTCGATACCGCTCGGAGCAGGAATTCGAAGTAGCCCTCACGAAACGATTGGTCGTCATCGGCACCGTTGCGGCCAACGCCCCCTACATCGGTCTGCTCGGGACCGTGCTCGGGATCATGTTGACGTTCCATACCATGGGCACATCCGGTGCCATGGCCGTCCAGACCATCATGGTGGGACTGAGTCTCGCCCTCAAGGCCACGGCGGTCGGGCTACTCGTCGCGATTCCCTGCGTCGTTCTCAACAACGTGCTTCGTCGGCGCGTCACGGAACTCCTCACCCAGTTCAAGGTTCAACATGGGACGTGA
- a CDS encoding RNA polymerase sigma factor, translating to MEARTHLEMSTLIRDHGHDLQQFLTRRLGCTETAKDLVQDTFVRLLQNRSGEVLTNPRAFLFRIATNLVIDHHRRQQYRETVTLDNPERPIDQADPAPSIETVVWSKQQVTHLKLAIDELPPKCRQVFVLIKFHHLSHADVAVKLGISQSTVVKHMIKAVDFCRTRLQDLTS from the coding sequence ATGGAAGCACGTACCCACCTGGAAATGTCGACGCTGATCCGAGATCACGGCCACGACCTGCAGCAATTCCTGACTCGCCGCCTGGGCTGCACGGAAACCGCCAAGGACCTGGTCCAGGATACGTTTGTTCGCCTGCTGCAGAACAGGTCAGGCGAGGTCCTCACCAATCCGCGCGCCTTTCTCTTTCGCATCGCCACGAATCTCGTCATCGACCACCATCGTCGGCAGCAATACCGCGAGACCGTGACGCTCGACAATCCTGAACGCCCGATCGACCAGGCAGATCCCGCGCCCTCGATTGAAACCGTCGTCTGGTCGAAACAGCAGGTCACACACTTGAAACTGGCTATCGATGAACTTCCCCCCAAATGCCGGCAGGTGTTTGTGCTCATCAAATTTCACCACTTGAGCCATGCCGACGTGGCCGTCAAGCTGGGCATTTCCCAAAGCACCGTCGTCAAGCACATGATCAAGGCGGTGGACTTTTGCAGAACCCGACTCCAGGATCTCACATCCTGA
- a CDS encoding efflux RND transporter permease subunit yields the protein MRLSALSIERPVLAAVATLLLMLFGLLSYSRLPVREYPDTTFPIVSVMTVYPSADAQLVETDITSVLEDALSGVEGLRTLRSTSREGLSTIGLEFSLTRNLDAAANDVRDRVTRVQYLLPQGIEAPLVMKEDSDSDGIMWLALISDRHTELEMTDFAERQLKDRLAPLPGVSSVMLDGGRRYAMRVWLDPDRLASRLLTVQDVEDALRTQNVSMPTGRIESTQREFSVRMGGGLEKAAQFNQLILAYRDGYPVRLQDVGAAEIGPEDDRKLVRVNGKPAIGLGIMKQSKANTLEAARAVKRTIPAMEALLPEGMQLVTAFDSSIYIERSLHEVYEAVGLSVLLVVLVVFLFLRSARATLIPAVAIPGSILGTFVIMQMTGSSINTITLLGFVLAIGLVVDDAIVVVENVYRRIEQGLSPTQAAIEGSREIGFAVISTTLTLAAVFFPIIFLPGIVGRLFAELGIAVAGSVLLSGFIALTLTPAMCARLLGKTGGTASPARGSALDASAWLRWLTHRYRLALEIALERPSTIFSGAVLSLIVSAALMLGLPSELAPLEDTGWFAVHVSAPEGSTLDYTDRYARDTEGTVARIPEMDSYYTVVARGWRPTLVNRAVTWVTLKDWSDRNRGQQEIVDDVQPALSAIPGATVFALNPPPFNQEDSKTSVQLVVRGPSYEVLDKIVTQIRHDLTGNQEVVNVESDLDLNKPELRVEINRDKAADLGIPIETIGRTLEVFLGGRKASMFMREGKEYPVIMQTRPHQRGTRSDIDGLHVRGTQGDLIPLSNVVTLRETVAPKQLNHYEKLRAVTISAGVGADSTLSRSVELLEQTIRKHLLPGATISYAGETKEFKESSGNLHLTFLLALLVVYLILAAQFESFRHPITVLVSVPPALAGALLALLLFRGTLNIYSEIGLMILIGLVTKNAILIVEFANQLCQEGKTPRAAIVEAAVLRLRPIVMTTLSTILAALPLAMATGAGAAGRWHIGLVVINGLVVSTLLTLFLVPVVYLFFARTAPVRQSAPAPEPFPEVLPRHSPSQG from the coding sequence ATGAGACTCTCCGCCCTCTCCATTGAGCGACCCGTCCTCGCCGCCGTCGCGACGCTCCTGCTGATGCTCTTCGGACTGCTCTCCTATTCCCGCTTGCCGGTCCGCGAGTATCCCGACACCACCTTCCCCATCGTGTCGGTCATGACCGTCTATCCGAGCGCCGACGCCCAATTGGTGGAAACGGATATCACCTCGGTGCTGGAGGATGCCCTCAGCGGCGTGGAAGGGCTCCGGACGTTACGCTCGACCAGTCGTGAGGGACTCTCCACGATCGGTCTCGAATTCTCCTTGACGCGCAACCTGGATGCGGCGGCCAACGACGTGCGCGATCGTGTGACGAGAGTGCAATACCTGCTTCCGCAGGGCATCGAAGCGCCCTTGGTGATGAAGGAAGACAGCGACTCCGACGGCATCATGTGGCTGGCGCTGATCAGCGACCGCCACACCGAACTGGAAATGACGGACTTTGCAGAACGGCAGCTGAAGGATCGACTCGCGCCCCTGCCCGGCGTCTCCAGCGTCATGCTGGACGGAGGACGCCGATATGCGATGCGTGTCTGGCTGGATCCCGACCGACTTGCCTCGCGGCTCCTCACCGTACAGGACGTCGAAGATGCGCTCCGGACTCAAAACGTCTCCATGCCCACCGGCCGGATCGAAAGCACCCAGCGGGAGTTCAGCGTGCGCATGGGCGGAGGGCTGGAGAAAGCGGCGCAGTTCAATCAACTGATTCTGGCCTATCGGGACGGCTATCCGGTCCGGCTGCAGGACGTGGGTGCCGCGGAGATCGGCCCGGAAGACGATCGGAAACTCGTGCGCGTGAACGGCAAACCCGCCATCGGCCTCGGCATCATGAAACAGTCGAAGGCGAATACGCTCGAAGCGGCACGCGCCGTCAAGCGCACCATCCCGGCCATGGAGGCGTTGCTGCCGGAAGGGATGCAGCTCGTCACGGCGTTCGACAGCTCGATCTACATCGAGCGGTCGCTGCATGAAGTGTACGAGGCCGTCGGCCTGTCCGTGCTGCTCGTCGTGCTGGTAGTGTTCCTGTTCTTGCGCAGCGCCCGCGCCACACTCATCCCCGCCGTCGCCATTCCAGGCTCCATCCTGGGCACTTTCGTGATCATGCAGATGACCGGCAGCTCGATCAATACGATCACCCTGTTGGGATTCGTGCTGGCCATCGGATTGGTGGTAGACGACGCCATCGTCGTGGTGGAAAACGTCTACCGCCGCATTGAACAGGGGTTGAGCCCGACGCAAGCCGCAATCGAAGGCAGCCGGGAAATCGGGTTTGCGGTCATCTCAACGACCCTCACGCTTGCGGCGGTCTTCTTTCCGATCATATTTCTTCCGGGTATCGTCGGTCGCCTGTTTGCCGAACTGGGCATCGCCGTCGCAGGCTCGGTGCTCCTCTCAGGGTTTATCGCGCTCACCCTCACTCCGGCCATGTGCGCGCGCTTGCTGGGCAAGACCGGGGGAACCGCGTCCCCGGCGCGAGGCTCCGCGCTGGACGCCTCCGCCTGGCTCCGCTGGCTCACCCATCGATATCGTCTCGCCCTGGAGATCGCGTTGGAAAGGCCCTCGACCATCTTCAGCGGGGCGGTCTTGTCACTGATCGTCAGCGCGGCCCTTATGTTGGGACTCCCGAGCGAACTGGCGCCCCTTGAAGATACCGGTTGGTTTGCCGTCCACGTCAGCGCGCCGGAGGGATCCACGCTCGACTACACAGACCGGTACGCCAGGGACACCGAGGGCACCGTCGCACGGATCCCCGAAATGGATTCCTACTATACGGTGGTCGCGCGAGGCTGGAGGCCGACCCTGGTGAACCGGGCCGTGACCTGGGTGACGCTCAAGGATTGGTCCGATCGCAACCGCGGCCAGCAGGAGATCGTCGATGACGTGCAACCTGCCCTCTCCGCCATCCCCGGTGCCACGGTCTTTGCTCTCAATCCGCCACCGTTTAATCAGGAAGACAGCAAAACGTCGGTGCAGTTGGTGGTTCGCGGCCCCTCCTACGAGGTGTTGGACAAGATCGTGACACAGATCCGGCATGACCTCACCGGAAACCAGGAGGTGGTCAATGTCGAGAGCGATTTGGATTTGAACAAACCGGAACTCCGGGTGGAGATCAACCGCGACAAGGCCGCGGACCTGGGCATTCCGATCGAGACGATCGGCAGGACGTTGGAAGTGTTCCTCGGCGGGAGAAAGGCCTCCATGTTCATGCGCGAAGGCAAAGAGTATCCCGTCATCATGCAAACGCGGCCCCATCAACGCGGCACCAGATCGGATATCGACGGGCTACACGTCCGTGGGACCCAGGGGGATTTGATTCCCCTGAGCAATGTCGTCACGTTGCGGGAAACCGTGGCCCCGAAACAGCTGAACCATTACGAGAAACTGAGGGCCGTCACGATCAGCGCGGGAGTGGGAGCCGATTCGACGCTCAGCCGGTCCGTCGAGTTATTGGAACAGACGATCCGCAAGCACCTGCTTCCCGGTGCAACCATCAGTTATGCGGGAGAAACGAAAGAGTTCAAGGAGTCGTCGGGCAATCTGCATCTCACGTTTCTCCTGGCCCTGCTTGTCGTCTACCTCATCCTGGCCGCGCAGTTCGAGAGCTTCCGCCATCCGATCACCGTCCTCGTTTCGGTTCCCCCGGCGCTGGCCGGCGCACTGCTGGCGCTGCTGCTGTTCCGCGGCACCTTGAACATCTATAGTGAGATCGGGTTGATGATTCTGATCGGCCTCGTCACCAAAAACGCCATCCTCATCGTCGAATTTGCCAACCAGCTGTG
- a CDS encoding TonB-dependent receptor → MFRTITTLRTRREASSRPGSCTTIHILLCSLLLMLSSQGSWAHAQEPSSTASRSFAIAPQPLSSALLQFSDATNIEVLFDATIARDLQTQGVSGDYAPEEALRMLLHDTGLSYRTTSAGSVTLEQAVGFPALSAPTIQSPSTDPMPQAVPRPAAQKSVKVPEIVVKDIRERDDDTQSYVAEEATTATRTDTPIRDVPQSIQVITRKVIEEQRTFRLQNTLENVSGINATESAASLYDSLIIRGFSATDRSYFRNGLLDPFAQFTASDTYNIRRLEVLKGPAAVLYGQGDPGGVINIVTNKPLPNAGYSANVTLGNFNFYRSELDATGPLNADKTVLYRLNVAGQKAGSFIDYANRDLAAIAPSITWLMSSRTTLTVEADYLRRWSNDPYGLPAQGTILPNLNGPIPRNRSVTLGDFSTFNRTSYRFGYDLTHQFNDKWSIRNAFRHTIVEDDKNNLYAGGFFLEPDERTFQRFQVLQPAVARRHANSMVTNVVGHIRFLEMDHTLLTGVELRQEKTDQFIFTSGSAPSLDLFAPNYSLSPLPFDGDRVSFQADNKTAAFYVQDQITLLPNLKFMGGLRFDYVHQSTQSTTASHASDNHAVSPRLGLVYQPIKPISLYTSWTKGFQPSSPSSFNPNGNLFKPERSTQYEVGMKTLFFDNRVSATLAWFHLTRENLLTPNPDPALALQGFSVQTGEQRSQGVELDVTAQITPGWNIITGYAYTDAEVTKDNDLSLVAKRLANVPYNKFTLWSTYHFQEGPLQGFGFGGGLFAYSSRNSTIFEGQVDMPGYIRADAALYYNRDLQKGNWLGAKGMNVALNIRNLLDQRYVATSYNGSSQFFFGEPRTVLATVGLRF, encoded by the coding sequence ATGTTCCGAACCATCACGACGCTCCGCACTCGTCGGGAAGCCTCATCCAGACCGGGCTCCTGCACCACGATTCACATACTGCTCTGCAGCCTTCTCCTCATGCTTTCCAGTCAAGGCTCCTGGGCCCACGCGCAAGAGCCGTCTTCCACGGCCTCGCGATCCTTTGCAATTGCCCCTCAGCCCCTGTCTTCTGCCCTGCTTCAGTTTTCGGACGCAACAAACATCGAAGTGCTGTTCGATGCGACCATCGCCCGCGATCTCCAGACGCAAGGCGTTTCTGGAGACTACGCACCGGAGGAAGCCTTGCGGATGCTGTTGCACGACACGGGCCTCTCCTATCGCACCACGAGCGCCGGAAGCGTCACCCTCGAGCAGGCCGTCGGCTTTCCGGCTCTGTCGGCTCCGACGATTCAAAGTCCGTCGACAGACCCCATGCCTCAGGCTGTGCCGCGTCCCGCTGCTCAGAAATCGGTGAAGGTCCCCGAGATCGTCGTGAAGGATATCCGTGAACGAGACGACGATACCCAGTCGTATGTTGCGGAAGAAGCCACCACGGCCACCAGAACCGACACGCCGATTCGCGACGTGCCGCAATCGATTCAGGTCATCACGCGCAAGGTCATCGAAGAACAACGCACCTTCCGGCTCCAGAACACGCTGGAGAACGTGTCCGGCATCAACGCCACGGAGTCTGCGGCCTCCCTCTATGACTCGCTCATCATTCGGGGCTTCAGCGCGACGGATCGCAGTTACTTTCGCAACGGCTTGCTCGATCCCTTCGCCCAATTCACCGCCTCCGACACCTACAATATCCGACGGCTTGAAGTCCTGAAGGGTCCGGCGGCCGTCCTCTACGGGCAGGGAGATCCGGGCGGTGTGATCAACATCGTGACGAACAAACCCCTGCCGAATGCAGGCTATTCAGCCAATGTCACGTTAGGAAACTTCAACTTCTACCGATCCGAGCTTGATGCCACCGGCCCGCTCAATGCCGATAAGACCGTCTTGTATCGATTAAACGTAGCCGGGCAGAAAGCCGGCAGTTTTATCGACTATGCCAATCGCGATCTCGCAGCCATCGCGCCGAGCATCACCTGGCTGATGAGCTCACGGACCACGCTGACCGTCGAAGCCGATTATCTCAGACGGTGGAGCAATGACCCCTACGGCCTGCCGGCTCAAGGGACCATTCTCCCCAACCTCAACGGGCCCATTCCACGCAACCGTTCCGTGACCCTGGGAGACTTCAGTACGTTCAACCGTACGTCATATCGCTTCGGGTATGACCTCACCCATCAGTTCAACGACAAGTGGTCCATTCGCAATGCGTTCAGACATACCATCGTGGAGGACGACAAGAATAATTTATACGCAGGCGGATTCTTTCTGGAGCCGGACGAACGCACGTTCCAGAGATTTCAGGTCCTGCAACCGGCCGTAGCCCGCCGGCACGCCAATTCGATGGTGACCAACGTGGTGGGCCATATTCGCTTTCTGGAGATGGACCATACGTTGTTGACCGGTGTCGAATTGCGGCAGGAGAAGACCGATCAATTCATCTTCACGTCGGGTTCGGCCCCGTCACTGGATCTCTTCGCGCCGAACTACTCACTGAGCCCGCTGCCCTTCGACGGAGACCGGGTCAGTTTCCAGGCCGACAACAAGACCGCGGCGTTCTACGTGCAGGACCAGATCACTCTTCTGCCGAACCTGAAGTTCATGGGCGGCCTGCGTTTCGATTATGTGCATCAATCCACGCAATCGACCACGGCAAGTCATGCGTCGGATAACCATGCGGTCAGCCCGCGCTTGGGGTTGGTCTATCAACCGATCAAACCCATTTCGCTCTATACATCCTGGACCAAGGGGTTTCAGCCGAGTTCCCCTTCCTCCTTCAACCCCAACGGTAACCTGTTCAAGCCGGAACGGTCGACCCAATACGAGGTCGGTATGAAAACGCTTTTCTTCGACAATCGCGTGTCAGCCACCCTCGCCTGGTTTCACCTGACCCGTGAAAATCTACTCACGCCCAACCCTGATCCGGCGCTGGCGCTGCAAGGCTTCTCTGTCCAGACAGGTGAACAACGCAGTCAGGGCGTGGAATTGGACGTGACCGCCCAAATCACCCCGGGGTGGAACATCATCACCGGCTATGCCTATACCGACGCCGAGGTGACCAAGGATAACGATCTGTCACTGGTGGCGAAACGGCTCGCCAACGTGCCCTACAACAAGTTCACCCTCTGGTCGACGTACCATTTTCAGGAAGGCCCGCTGCAGGGCTTCGGATTCGGCGGAGGACTGTTCGCCTATAGCAGTCGCAATTCCACCATCTTCGAAGGGCAAGTGGACATGCCCGGCTACATCAGAGCCGATGCAGCCCTGTACTACAATCGGGATCTGCAGAAGGGCAATTGGCTGGGAGCGAAGGGCATGAATGTCGCGCTCAATATCCGGAACCTTCTGGATCAGCGATACGTCGCCACCTCCTACAACGGCTCATCGCAGTTCTTCTTCGGCGAGCCTCGGACGGTGCTGGCCACAGTTGGATTGCGATTCTAA